The Diceros bicornis minor isolate mBicDic1 unplaced genomic scaffold, mDicBic1.mat.cur scaffold_434_ctg1, whole genome shotgun sequence genome includes a region encoding these proteins:
- the LOC131402984 gene encoding zinc finger protein 709-like — MPSSLCLNCKFQDSVAIEDVAVNFTPEEWTLLDPSQRKLYRDVMWETFRNLASIGKSWEDNDVEVKNTSQGRKLRNRMLQRLFKSEDSRLCQENISLNPNRSLNKKTTGDKPCECSACGVVFMRHSSLKRHIRCHTEYKLYDYQKDGEKQYKCKECGKAFPFHKSLEIHERIHTGEKLYECKNCSKAFTSSSSLQRHERNHTGEKPYECKECGKAFSCSSSLQKHEITHTGEKPHECKNCSKAFTSSSYLREHERIHTGEKRYKCKKCSKAFTSSRYLRRHERIHTGEKPYECKTCSKAFTSSSYLREHERIHTGEKHYKCKKCSKAFMFSSALKVHEITHTGEKPYECKKCSKAFSSSSSLKVHERTHTGEKPYECKECGKSFSYSSSLRKHEITHTGEKHECKKCSKAFTFSTCLQRHERTHTGEKPYECKECRKAFSCSSSLRKHEIIHTGEKHECKKCSKAFTSSSSLQVHERIHTGEKPYECKNCSKAFRSSSYLREHERIHTGEKRYKCKKCSKAFIFSGSLKVHEITHTGEKPYECKKCSKAFSYSSSLKMHEITHTGEKPYECKKCSKAFSSSSFLQQHERIHTGEKPYECKKCSKAFTFSTSLRRHARTHTGEKPYECKKCSKAFTSSTSLRTHERTHTGEKPYECKECGKAFTNPSSLRSHMIFHTGDGPYKYEECGKAFIFTRFL, encoded by the exons ATGCCTTCTTCCTTGTGTCTGAATTGTAAGTTCCAG gaCTCAGTAGCCATTGAGGATGTGGCTGTGAACTTCACCCCAGAAGAGTGGACTTTACTGGATCCTTCACAGAGGAAACTCTACAGAGATGTGATGTGGGAAACCTTCAGGAACCTGGCCTCTATAG GAAAATCATGGGAAGATAATGATGTTGAAGTTAAAAACACAAGCCAGGgaagaaaattaag AAATCGTATGTTACAGAGACTCTTCAAAAGTGAAGATAGTCGTCTATGTCAAGAAAACATCAGCCTAAATCCAAATCGCAGTCTgaacaagaaaactacaggtgaTAAACCATGTGAATGCAGTGCATGTGGAGTAGTCTTCATGCGTCATTCATCCCTTAAAAGGCACATTAGATGTCACACTGAATACAAACTGTATGACTACCAAAAAGATGGAGAGAAGcaatataaatgtaaggaatgtggaaaagccttcccTTTTCACAAGTCTCTTGaaatacatgaaagaattcatactggagagaaactctatgaatgtaaaaattgtagtaaagcattcacttcttccagtTCCCTTCAGagacatgaaagaaatcacactggagagaaaccctatgaatgtaaagaatgcgGGAAAGCCTTCAGTTGTAGCAGTTCtcttcaaaaacatgaaataactcacactggagagaaacctcatGAATGTAAAaactgcagtaaagcattcacttcttccagtTATCTTCGagaacatgaaagaattcatactggagagaaacgctataaatgtaaaaaatgcagtaaagcattcacttcttccagGTATCTTCgaagacatgaaagaattcacactggagagaaaccctatgaatgtaaaacctgcagtaaagcattcacttcttccagtTATCTTCGagaacatgaaagaattcataccgGAGAGAAAcactataaatgtaaaaaatgcagtaaagcattcatgTTTTCCAGCGCTCTTAAAGTACACGAaataactcacactggagagaaaccctatgaatgtaaaaaatgcagtaaagcattcagttCTTCCAGTTCTCTTAAAgtacatgaaagaactcatactggagagaaaccctatgaatgtaaagaatgtgggaaatccttcagTTATAGTAGTTCTCTTCGAAAACATGAAATaactcacacaggagagaaacatgaatgtaaaaaatgcagtaaagcattcactttttCCACGTGTcttcaaagacatgaaagaactcatactggagagaaaccctatgagtgtAAAGAATGCAGGAAAGCCTTCAGTTGTAGTAGTTCTCTTCGAAAACATGAAATaattcacacaggagagaaacatgaatgtaaaaaatgcagtaaagcattcacttcttctAGTTCTCTTCaagtacatgaaagaattcacactggagagaaaccctatgaatgtaaaaattgcagtaaagcattcagGTCTTCCAGTTATCTTCGagaacatgaaagaattcatactggagagaaacgctataaatgtaagaaatgcagtaaagcattcatatTTTCCGGTTCTCTTAAAGTACATGAaataactcacactggagagaaaccctatgaatgtaaaaaatgcagtaaagcttTCAGTTATTCCAGTTCTCttaaaatgcatgaaataactcacactggagagaaaccctatgaatgtaaaaaatgcagtaaagcattcagttcttccagttttcttcaacaacatgaaagaattcatactggagagaaaccctatgaatgtaaaaaatgcagtaaagcattcactttttCCACTTCTTTGCGAAGACATgcaagaactcatactggagagaaaccctatgaatgtaaaaaatgcagtaaagcattcacttcttccacTTCTCTTCGAACACATgaaagaactcacactggagagaaaccctatgaatgtaaggaatgtggcaaAGCCTTTACAAATCCCTCAAGCCTTCGCTCACACATGATCTTTCACACTGGAGATGGACCTTATAAATatgaggaatgtgggaaagcattcatttttaCCCGTTTTCTTTGA